GGAGAGAGCGGTTGCGGTAAATCGACCCTCGCCCACTCCGTTATGAGGCTGATTGATTATCCCGGCGAGATTTCGGGCGGTAAGATAATTTTTGATGGCGTTGATTTGCTCTCTTTAGGCGATGAGGAGATGAGGGAAATCAGGGGGAGCAAGATAGGGATGGTCTTTCAGGACCCAATGACCAGCCTTGACCCCCTTGAGAAAATAGGAGACCAGATTTCTGAAACAATCATGGAGCACATGGATGTTACGAAGAAAGAGGCGTGGCAGATGGCGAGGGAGATGCTTGAGAAGGTGGGCCTTCAGCCTGAGAGGGTTGATTCATACCCTCATCAGCTCAGCGGTGGCCAGAGGCAGAGAGTTATGATTGCGATGGCCATAAGCCTCAATCCCAAGCTTTTGATTGCAGATGAGCCAACTACTGCTCTTGACGTCATAGTTCAGGAGAAAATAATGGACTTGCTGGAGGACATGAAGAGGGAGGGCAGGGCTGTGATGCTAATCACCCACGACTTCGCCTTGGCTGCGGAGAGAAGCGACAGGATTGCGGTTATGTATGCTGGCTGGCTCGTTGAGCTTGGCAAGGCTGAGAAACTGACGAATGAACCGCTCCACCCCTACACGAAAGGTTTAATTCAGTCCGTTCCCGATGTGTGGATGGATAAGGAAATCAAGCCCCTCCCCGGCTTCCCGCCCGACCTCATAAACCCACCAGAAGGATGCAGGTTCAGGCCGAGGTGCTCTGAAGCTTCGAAGAGGTGCATGAAGGAGCCGCCAGAGTTCGAAGTTGACGGAAGGGTTGTGAAGTGCTGGCTCTACGGGTGATAGAATGCTGAGAGTTGAGAACCTCAAGAAGTACTTCCCCGTTCAGAAATCCGTTCTGGAGGTTTTGCTGAGCGGAAGAAGGGACTTTGTGAGAGCTGTCGATGGCGTAAGCTTCGAAATGAAGCAGGGTGAGGTACTTTCCCTCGTTGGGGAGAGCGGGTGCGGGAAGACGACGACGGGCAGAATCATCGTCGGACTGGAAAGGCCGACGAGCGGGAAGATTTACTTCAAGGACAGAGAGATTACCTCCCTCAGCGAGGAAGAGCAGAGGAGGATGAAGAGGCATATCCAGATGGTCTTTCAGGACCCCTACGCCTCCCTAAACCCGAGGATGAAGATTGGGGAGCACCTCGTTGAGTCCCTCACAATTCACGGAATTGCGGAGAATGATGAGGCAAGGGAAATGGCCATGTCGATGCTGGACAGAGTTGGACTGCCGGGGGAGCAGTTCTTCAACAGAATGCCCTATCAGCTCAGCGGTGGCCAGAGGCAGAGGGTTGCGATAGCGAGGGCGATGATTCTCAAGCCCGACTTCGTCGTTGCGGATGAGCCGGTTTCAATGATTGACGTCAGCCTGAGGGCTGCGATTCTTGACCTGCTCATGTCCTTCAGGGATGAGTACAATCTGAGCATGCTCTTCATAACTCACGACCTGTCAGTTGCGAGGATTGTGGGCGATAGAATTGCGGTGATGTACCTCGGAAAAATAATGGAAATCGGAAAGACGAGGGAGGTTATACACAATCCAAGGCATCCCTACACCGCAGCTCTGCTTTCCTCAGTTCCGAGCTTCGTGAAAAAGGGGAGAAAAGTGGAAATTATTGGAGACATTGCAAATCCCATCGATATTCCCTCAGGGTGCAGATACCACCCACGCTGCCCCTTTGCGAGGGAGAAGTGCAAGAAAGAGGAGCCCGAGCTGGAAGGCGGGGAGCACAGCTTTGCCTGCCACTATCCGCTGGAGGGCGGGTTTTAGGCTTGGAAAATCCTAATAGTTAATTGTTAAAAGTTATCCCACATTTAAAAAAATTTTAATAGTTCTCACTCTAATTAACAATATGCTTGGTGTGGAAGGAAAGAGCATAACAGAAATTGACGAGAAGGAGATAAACAGGATCTGGCTAAAGCACTACGATGAAGGAGTTAGGCCCAACATTGACTACCCCGAAATTCCGCTGTATCAGCTTCTGGAGGATACGGCGAAGAAGTATCCCGACAAGACCGCGCTGATTTTCTTCGGAAAGAAAATCACGTACAGAGAGCTTGACGAGATGAGCGACAGAATTGCAGGTTTTTTGAAGAGCCTCGGCATTAAGAAAGGAGACAGGGTCATTCTGGACCTCCCGAACGTGCCTCAGTATGTTGCGGCCTACTACGGAATTTTAAAGGTCGGCGCGACCGTTGTGCAGTGCAACCCTCTCTATACTGAGAGGGAAATCAGGTACATTCAGGAGAACAGCGAGGCGGAGTACGGATTCTTTGTCGAATTCGTTTATCCTAGAATAAAGGGTCTTTTAGCTGAAGGAAAGTTAAAGAAAGCGGTAATCTGTAAAATTGAGGATTATCTCCCATTCCCCCTGAACATCCTTTATCCGCTCAAGAAGGAGAAGGTAAGAATCGAGAAGAGCGATAAGGTAGTTTACTGGAAAGATGCCTTGAAGTCACCGCTAACAAAGGAAAGGCCTGAAATCAACCCCAAGGATGATGTGGCAATCTTCCTTTACACCGGAGGTACCACTGGTGTGCCAAAGGCTGTGATGTCGACGCACTTCAATCTCGTCGCGAATGTTTACCAGACACTTGAGTGGGTTGTTGACAGAACTCCTGATGATGTCTTCATTGGAGTGCTGCCCTACTTCCACAGCTTTGGAATGACGACCTCAATGAACGCTCCAATCGCCAACGGCTCAACCATCGTCCTGATTCCCGACCCCAGAGACATCAAGAGGATACTTGAGAGCATTCAGAAGTACAGGGCGAGCATTTTCTGCGGAGTTCCGACGATGTATGCGGCGATAATCAACCACCCCGATGTGAAGAAGTACGATTTAAGTTCGGTGAAAGCATGTATTAGTGGTGCTGCCCCACTTCCCGTTGAGGTTAAGAGGAGGTTCGAGGAGATTACGGGAGGTAAGCTGGTTGAGGGCTATGGTTTAAGTGAAACCTCTCCCGTAGCACTTGGCAACCCTGTTTACGGCCTCAACAAGGAGGGGAGCATTGGCATACCCTTCCCCGACACCTACGCTGTCGTTATAGACGATGAAGGAAAGGTTCTCCCAATCGGTGAAGTTGGAGAGCTAGTTATAAAGGGACCGCAGGTAATGAAGGGCTACTACAAGATGGAGGAAGAGACGAAGAAGGTTCTCGTCAATGGCTGGCTGCTGACTGGAGACATGGCGAAGATGGACGAAGATGGATACTTCTACATCGTGGACAGGAAGAAGGATATGATAATTGCAGGAGGTTACAACATCTATCCGAGAGAGGTTGAGGAGGTGCTTTACGAGCATCCAGCAGTTGTTGAGGCTGCTGTAGTAGGAGTGCCCGACCCCTACAGGGGAGAGACGGTCAAGGCTTACATTGTCCTGAAGCCGGAATACAAGGGAAAGGTTACCGAGCAGGAGATAATCCAGTTCTGCAAGGAGAGATTGGCTGCATACAAGGTTCCAAAGCTTGTCGAGTTCAGAGATGAGCTGCCGAAGTCTGCGGTAGGAAAAATCCTCAGGAGAGTTCTGAGAGAGGAGGAAATCAAGAAAATAAAAGGTTAATTATTATCTTTTTCTTTAGCATTTTTAGAAATGCTTTTAAATCACCAAAGGAGACTGGGCTAAAGCTCAAGGAGGACGATAAAATGATTACGATAGACCCAGAGTATTTTGAAATTTTAAAAGAGTTTGGTGCTGAGAGGGTTGTCAGATGCTACCAGTGCGGGACATGTACGGGAATATGCCCCGTTTCAACGACCGATGCAAGCTTTCCTAGAAAACCCGTACTGCTCTCAAGATTCGGTGTGGGGGAGGTTATAGAGAACTTCGAGGAAGCTTGGTTATGCCTCTCATGCAACCTCTGCACCGAGTTCTGTCCGAGAGATGTAAAGCCGAGCGAAACGATGCTGGCGATAAAGAGGGTTCTGGTGGAGAACGGCAAAACTCCTCCCTACATCAGGGACTTCTTCCAGAATATAATGAAGCAGAAGAATCCGTGGGGCATAGGGAAGTTCAAGAGGGAGGACTGGGTGAAGAAGAGCGACGTTGAGGTTCC
The nucleotide sequence above comes from Archaeoglobus fulgidus DSM 4304. Encoded proteins:
- a CDS encoding oligopeptide/dipeptide ABC transporter ATP-binding protein; translated protein: MLLDIENLTTIFRTRRGVVRAVDNVSMSVEKGEFISIVGESGCGKSTLAHSVMRLIDYPGEISGGKIIFDGVDLLSLGDEEMREIRGSKIGMVFQDPMTSLDPLEKIGDQISETIMEHMDVTKKEAWQMAREMLEKVGLQPERVDSYPHQLSGGQRQRVMIAMAISLNPKLLIADEPTTALDVIVQEKIMDLLEDMKREGRAVMLITHDFALAAERSDRIAVMYAGWLVELGKAEKLTNEPLHPYTKGLIQSVPDVWMDKEIKPLPGFPPDLINPPEGCRFRPRCSEASKRCMKEPPEFEVDGRVVKCWLYG
- a CDS encoding ABC transporter ATP-binding protein; its protein translation is MLRVENLKKYFPVQKSVLEVLLSGRRDFVRAVDGVSFEMKQGEVLSLVGESGCGKTTTGRIIVGLERPTSGKIYFKDREITSLSEEEQRRMKRHIQMVFQDPYASLNPRMKIGEHLVESLTIHGIAENDEAREMAMSMLDRVGLPGEQFFNRMPYQLSGGQRQRVAIARAMILKPDFVVADEPVSMIDVSLRAAILDLLMSFRDEYNLSMLFITHDLSVARIVGDRIAVMYLGKIMEIGKTREVIHNPRHPYTAALLSSVPSFVKKGRKVEIIGDIANPIDIPSGCRYHPRCPFAREKCKKEEPELEGGEHSFACHYPLEGGF
- a CDS encoding long-chain-fatty-acid--CoA ligase, with protein sequence MLGVEGKSITEIDEKEINRIWLKHYDEGVRPNIDYPEIPLYQLLEDTAKKYPDKTALIFFGKKITYRELDEMSDRIAGFLKSLGIKKGDRVILDLPNVPQYVAAYYGILKVGATVVQCNPLYTEREIRYIQENSEAEYGFFVEFVYPRIKGLLAEGKLKKAVICKIEDYLPFPLNILYPLKKEKVRIEKSDKVVYWKDALKSPLTKERPEINPKDDVAIFLYTGGTTGVPKAVMSTHFNLVANVYQTLEWVVDRTPDDVFIGVLPYFHSFGMTTSMNAPIANGSTIVLIPDPRDIKRILESIQKYRASIFCGVPTMYAAIINHPDVKKYDLSSVKACISGAAPLPVEVKRRFEEITGGKLVEGYGLSETSPVALGNPVYGLNKEGSIGIPFPDTYAVVIDDEGKVLPIGEVGELVIKGPQVMKGYYKMEEETKKVLVNGWLLTGDMAKMDEDGYFYIVDRKKDMIIAGGYNIYPREVEEVLYEHPAVVEAAVVGVPDPYRGETVKAYIVLKPEYKGKVTEQEIIQFCKERLAAYKVPKLVEFRDELPKSAVGKILRRVLREEEIKKIKG